From the genome of Aliarcobacter lanthieri:
ATCAAAACCATCAAAACTATCTCAAAATATTATATCTTTAAGAAAAAAATTATCAAATAATTTAAAAGAAAATTATTCATCTTTGGGAAGAAGTAATGATATACGAGGTGTTGCTGTTGGTTTTATATTAGTAACTATTTATAATATAAGTGTCTTTATATTCTACTATTTAGGAATAGTTTTGGGATTTATATTATTTTTTATATTATCTTTTTTCATAAATTTATATTTTAAAATAAATAAATCAACAGAGCTAAAAATTAAAGAAAATATGGAATTTATTGATAAGAAAATCAAAAAATTAGATGAAATTTATCTTTTACTAAATAAGCAAATAGGCACTTTTCAAGATGGAGAAATATCTAATTTAAGCAATAAAATAGATAAAGACATGAATCTTTTTTATGAAAATATAAACAATATTTTAATTCAACAAGATACACTAAAAACTATTATTGAGCAATCTATTTATAAAGATTTTATAGATTTTGAGTATTTAGCTTTTTATATTCAAATACAGTTTAATAGACCTTTAACAGATGTTATAAATCTTATGAGTAATTACAAATCAAAAGTCGATAATCAAATAGATGAAATAGAAGATTATCTAAAAAACAGCAGTGAAAAAGAGAACTATCAAGTAGAGCAAAAACTGATAAATCTTCAAACTATTCAAAAAAATATCAATCTATATTTGGATAAATTAGAGTTAAGTTTACAGTAATAAAAATATTTTAAGGGGAAAATATGATAAAAAAACAAAGTTTTGTATTAAAACATATTTGGAATAAATAATTCTATGCACACAAAAGATTATCTAAATAATGAAATAAAAGAAGAGATAGAAAAAAAGGGATTTAGTATCTATAACTATATATCTTTAAAAGAGTTACTTCTTACAGTAAATAAGGATTTCTTAGCATTTGTTACTTCGGAAAATTATACTCATATACTTATAGCACTTAGTATGATATTTATATTACCTTTAGCATTTGTTATACATTTATTTGTAACCCAAAGTAAATTAGGTTTATTACTAACTATGCTTATATTTTATACTTTTGTTTATATTGCAATTTTTATCTATTTAATAATTAAACTTTTATTTAGAACTTATAAATTTTCAAAAATTACAAATATTCTTTATACAAAAAAAGGTTTGATAATTGACAATAAAATTTTTAACTATGAAGAAGATAGTAAACTAAAAAATTTACTTTTAGATTATGAAAAACTATTTGATGAATACTTATCGAAACCATCAAAACTCTCTGAAAATATTAATACTTTAAAAAAGAATATTTCAGATAACCATAAGAATTCAAAAGAAAAAGATTGGTTTTCATATACTTTTATATTTATATTCTACTATTTAGGAATAATTTTAGGTTTTTTCTTCTTTTTTATATTCTTCTTTTTTATCAGTTTATATTTTAAAATAAATAAATCAGTAGAATTAAAAATAAAATATAATATGACAATTATTGATAATAAAATAAAGAAATTAGATGATATATATCATTTATTAAATAATCAAATATCTACTTTTAAAGATGGGAAAATATCAAACCTATCAAAAAAAATAGATAAGGATATGAATAAATTTTATGAAAATATAAATACTGTTTTATCTCAAAAAATTAAACTTAAAGAGATTATAGAAAGCTCTATTTATAAAGATTTTATAGATTTTGAATATTTAGCTTTCTATATAAAAACACAATTTAATAAGCCTTTAACTGATGTTATAAAACTTATGAATGAATATAAATCAAAAGTAGATAATCAAATAGATGAAATAGAAAATTATCTAAAAAATAGTAATGAAAAAGAGAACTATCAAGTAGAACAAAAACTGATAAATCTTCAAACTATTCAAAAAAATATCAATCTATATTTAGATAAATTAAATATGAGTTTACAATAACCATACTCATATTTAACTTTTCATTTACTTTTAAAAGATACAATCCAACAAAATTTTTTTAAGGAAAAAATATGATAAGAAAACTACTTTTAGCTACATTTTTAGCTCTTGGATTAAATGCTGCTCCATTAGCAGTTGATAGTGTTATTGAAAATATAAAAATCAAAGACCAAAACGAAGTTGAAAAAACTATTGATGCAAATGTAAAAACTATACTTTTTGCAAGTGATAAAGGAACAAGTGATTTATTAAGAGATTATCTTTTACCATTAAGTGAAAAAGAGAATATCTTAGAAAAAAATTCTGCTGTTTATGTTGCTGATATTTCAGGAATGCCAAGTCTGATTTCAAAATTTATAGCACTTCCTAAAATGAAAAAATACCCTTTTTCAGTTTTACTTTTAGATGATACAAATAAAGATAATTTTACTAAAGAAGATGGAAAAATAATCGTTTATAGTTTAGAAGATGGAAAAGTTACTGAAATAAGAAAAATTTCTACTACTGAAGAGTTATCAGAAATTATAAAATAAGAAGTTTTAGCTTTATGCTAAAACTTTTTTAAATGCCTCAACTATTGCAATCTTTTCTAAATCTTTTATTTTAGTTTCTAAAGTTTCAGCTGTTTCATTTTCACTTAATTCTAACTCTTTTATTAGTATTTTTTCACCTTCATCGTAATTCTCATTTACATAGTGTATTGTAACACCTGATTTTTTCTCACCATTTTTTACAACTGCTTCATGAACAAAATGTCCATACATACCTTTTCCACCATAAATTGATGGTAAAATTGCTGGATGAGTATTTATAATTTTATTTGGAAAAGTTTTAAGTAAATTGTCTTCTATTTTTTTCATATATCCAGATAAAAATATATAATCACAACCAAACTCTTTTAATGTTTGAGCTATTTTTAAATCTAAATTTTCATTTGGAAACAGTTTTGAATTTATAACAAAACTTTTTATCCCATATTTTTTAGCTTTTTCCAATACTCCTGCATCACTATTATTTGTTATTATTACTTCTACTTTTGCATTTAAAATACCATCTTCTATTGCTTTTTGTATTGTTTCAAATCCACTTCCATTATACGAAGCTAATATTCCTAATTTTTTCAATTCTTATCCTTTATTATATTCTTT
Proteins encoded in this window:
- the purN gene encoding phosphoribosylglycinamide formyltransferase, coding for MKKLGILASYNGSGFETIQKAIEDGILNAKVEVIITNNSDAGVLEKAKKYGIKSFVINSKLFPNENLDLKIAQTLKEFGCDYIFLSGYMKKIEDNLLKTFPNKIINTHPAILPSIYGGKGMYGHFVHEAVVKNGEKKSGVTIHYVNENYDEGEKILIKELELSENETAETLETKIKDLEKIAIVEAFKKVLA